Proteins encoded within one genomic window of Gemmatimonadota bacterium:
- a CDS encoding YceI family protein, which produces MSSSAQDAVVTTGAVLWQLDGAHTTVEFAVKHLMIAKVKGRFTAVTGSLKLDEADPAGSLVEARMDAASIDTGQEQRDEHLRSADFLDAGQYPAILFRSRRIDPRAEGRYELVGDLTIRDVAREVVLEVEETGRVQDPWGKERVGFSARGKIDRRDFGLTWNQVLEAGGLAVGNEVSLSIEVELVRQSAQQAA; this is translated from the coding sequence ATGAGCAGCAGTGCGCAGGACGCGGTGGTCACGACGGGTGCGGTCCTCTGGCAGTTGGATGGTGCGCACACCACGGTGGAGTTTGCGGTGAAGCACCTGATGATCGCGAAGGTGAAGGGGCGGTTCACGGCCGTGACCGGTTCGCTGAAGCTGGACGAGGCCGATCCGGCGGGCTCGCTGGTGGAGGCCCGCATGGACGCGGCGAGCATCGACACCGGTCAGGAGCAGCGGGACGAGCACCTGCGCTCGGCGGACTTTCTGGATGCCGGCCAGTATCCCGCCATCCTTTTCCGCAGCCGGCGGATCGACCCGCGGGCGGAGGGGCGGTACGAGCTGGTGGGTGACCTGACCATCCGGGACGTGGCGCGCGAGGTGGTGCTGGAGGTAGAGGAGACCGGCCGGGTGCAGGACCCGTGGGGCAAGGAGCGAGTGGGCTTCAGTGCCCGCGGCAAGATCGATCGTCGGGATTTCGGGCTCACCTGGAACCAGGTGCTGGAGGCGGGCGGGCTGGCCGTGGGCAACGAGGTCAGTCTCTCGATCGAGGTCGAGCTGGTGCGGCAATCGGCGCAGCAGGCGGCCTGA